The genomic interval CGGCGCGGCCGCCGCGCGGTTCTTGACGGACGTCATCGGCTATTTGCAAAGCCCCGGTCCACTCTTGCTGGCGCAGTGACCCGGTGCAGTGGGCAACGCAGCTTTATAGAAGACGACAACCATTGTCGAACTGCGTTTATTATATTATGCGACTCCTCGCCGCCGTATTACCAAGCAACAGATTTTTAAACAGGAGGCAGCGGAGAGAGCAGAGCATGGAGATAGGGTTTTACCTCTGCTACCTCCTGTTCAAGCAAGAATTTTAGCCACGGATGAGCGCGGATTTTCATGGAAAAGTCCCCGCTGCCATTCGTAGCATTGTAACAAGCATTTTATGAGGAAACCGGATGCTGGACCGCGTGTTCACTCTCTGCTGTATAGGCTGTGCGTTAATTGTCTGCTACACGTGGCGACCAGCCGCCAGCGCCGAAACGGCCAAACCCGCACCCGCCAAGCCCGCATCGCCCCCCCTGGCAAAATCGCCGCGGGCCGGGGAATTTGCCGCAAAGTCCGTGGTCGTGGGAAAGCAAACCCGCGAATATCGCCTTGTTATTCCCGATAGCGTCGATTTAACCCAGCCAGCGCCGTTGGTCGTGGCCCTGCACGGCATGGCCATCGATAGCAAGGACCTGATGCCGCGCTATTCCAAGCTCAACGACACGGCCCGAAAGCACAAATTTCTCATCGCTTATCCCAACGCCCTGGAAAAACATTGGGGTATCAAGCCGACCAAGGTCGCCGCCGACCTCGCTTTTTTTGACGAGCTTGTCGCCCAGATCTCGACCAATTATGCCGTGGATTCGCGGCGGATTTATGTGCTGGGAATTTCCAACGGCGGCTACTTTGCCCACCTCATTGGCAAAGAGCGTTCCACCACGGTGGCCGCCGTGGTCAGCCATTCCGGGGTGTTGGGCCTGCAAACCCTGGGGGGAATCAAGGCCGAGCGTAAATTTCCCGTGATGATTGTGCATGGGGACCGTGACCCGATCTTTCCCGTGGCCTTTGCCCGAGAAAATCGCGATAAATACCAGCGTGAAGGGCATCCTGTCACGTATCAAGAAATCGCCGGCGGCGGCCACCTCTGGACCGACAAAGTCGATATCAATGAGGAAATCTGGAAATTTCTCAAGGATCAGGCCCTGCCCGAGAAGTGAGTGGTCCCATTTTGGGATAGAATAACGTTCCGCTGGCCATCTCTCGTCTCCCATCTCTCGCCTCTCGCCTCCCCCATGTCCCATTACCTGCGCGTCTTTGGCACGTTTGCCCGGAATTCGCTAGTGCGGGATTTGACGTTTCGCGGCAACTTCCTGGTGCAGTGCGTCTCTTCGCTGGCCTGGGTGCTCATGAATTTCGGCTACTTCTGGCTGATCTTTCAGTATGTTGATTCCATCGGCCGGGCGACCGGCTGGGGAAAAATGGAATACTTTGTGTTTCTGGCGACGTCGCTCTTGGTCAATAGCCTGGTCGAGGTCGTGTTCATGCCCAATACCCAGGAATTTAGCGAACTGGTGCGGACGGGTGGGTTGGATTTTGCCCTGACCAAGCCGATCGACACGCAGTTTTTGGTCAGCTTTGCCAAGTGGGACTGGTCGAGCGCGGTCAATTTTGTATTTGGCATCGGCCTGTTGGCGTTCGCGGTGCCGCGGTTGTCCGTGGGAGTCCCCGCGCTGGCGTGGCTGCTGTATCCGGTATACATCCTCTGCGGGGTGGCGCTCTTGTACAGTTTGACCATTGTGCTGGCGGCCAGCAGCGTCTGGCTGGGGCGTAATCAAAACTTATACGATTTTTGGTTTTATATCACCAACTTTTCGCGCTATCCCATGGAGATTTACGCCGGCCCCCTGGGTGGTCCCCTGCGCGTGGTGTTTACCTACCTGATCCCGGTGCTCATTGTAATCAACGTCCCCGCCCGGCTAGTCGCTTTGCCCCTGGCCCCGGAGAATGCCTGGCTGGCGGGATTTGCCCTGTTGGCGGTCGTGGCCAGCCTGGCCGTGTCCCGGTGGGTCTTTTTGCGGGCGTTAATTAGCTACCGCAGCGCGAGTAGTTGACAGGAGTAGATGGCGGGGAGGGGAATTGCAATCACCCATGCATTTATCAGGGAGAAGCCGAGGGAAGACCGAGTTGCACGGAGAAGACTGTGCCAAACAAATTACGAATTACGGAATTACCAATTACGATCTGATGCGGGGTATCATCAGCAGAACCGCGCTAGCGGCGGTTGGAAACTTGATTGAACATAGCATGATGCGGCTAATATGAGAATTCGGTTAAGGCAAGAACCACGTCAGCAAAAGCCAAAAATTCATTGCGGTAAAGTTTTCAGCAGCTAAAATACGTAGCGTCCTAATAAACAACGTCTTGTAGTCTCTGATTTTCAACTTGCAAACAGGGGTACGCTCATGAGTTGGCAAAAATTGTCGTTGGTTTGCGGTCTATTGGCCGCGGGTCTCTGTTTCCACCCCACCGATGCACAGGCGATCTTGACGTATGATCTGCGTTTCGCCGATGGAACCCGCACCAAGCCAGCCCAAGTCGGGACATATCTCACCAATCTGTACGCGGTGATTGATCAAGGGGGTGATGATACCTTCGAGAATGAGTCGATCTCATCGGGCGTTCTGTCAATCTATAGTACCAATACCGGGGGAGGGGCGATTCTTCCTGGCACTGGCAGCGGAGTGACCAGTCGCGCTCCTGTTAATAGAATTAATTCGACTCCTGGTTTTCCAAACCCGCTGCGCGTGGCAACCGACAATGACACTACCGGTGATTTGCAGCGGGATAATAATGGCGTGGCGGCCCCCAACAGCTCTCTACCTGGCGTTGTATACAATACTGATGGGATCTTGGACTGGGGCGCGGATGAGCGGTATATAATTTCCGGAGGGGGCGCAAATGTGGCATTTCCATCCCTGGCCAATTATTTTGTGGGTGGCGTTCATATTGCAGGAATGACTCGCGCGTATAATTGGCGTTTTATACAACCATATTCTTTGGACAATTTATCTCCAAATGATTACTCGCGACCGTCGCAGGTGCGCCCCAATTCCTGGGAAGTGTTGATTGGTCAATTTACCATCACTATCAATGGCGTCACGCCTGGCGGAACCACGGCTTTCACCCCTTTTGCCTATCATCGCAATCGGTTAACAAGCACATCTCCTACGCCCGCACCTGGAGTAACTTATTCCCAGGATGGAAATTTACCAACTCATAATCCAGGCGGCGTCAATGTCCCGTTTCTACCCGGTTCGTTCACGGGCGTGGAATTTATTCCCGAACCTTCGGCATATTTCTGTGGTGGATTGGCATTAGCCCTGGGCTGGTTATTCCGCAAGTCACGCAAATAATGTTGATTTCAAACGGCCGCCCCATGACCAACAACCCATATGAAGCGCCGCAAACGATTCTGAGCGGCGAAAATAAAACAGCTGATGCTCACGCGCGCTGGCAAGTGATCGTGCAGAGCATGAAGGAAGGGGCGCGAGTCGGGGCATTCTTGCCCGGAGGGATTGTGGCGGCTGTGGGGTTTTTGCTCTTGGGTATCAGCCTATCAAAAGGAAACGTTGCGGAACTACCTGCAGCGTTGGGTATCTGGCTGGTCGTATTTGGATTCACCTGTCTGGCCGGCGGGATCCTTGGCGGCGCAATTGGGCTATTCGCCGGTTTGGTGGTTCTGGCTTTGGGTTTTCCCAAAGTGATTGACACCTCGGTTGAAAAGAATTCCCCGGATAATTTAACGTAATGTCTGCTTAAGGCCCTCAAATCGCGAACATCTTTCCCGCAAAAAGTCCATCGCCGCCGCCGCCACGGTCGGGGCGCGGTGGCTGTCGCGACTTAGTTCCACATAGACGCCGTTGCTGTAGTTCATCTCGCGCAGGGCCGCCAACACCGGGCCAAAGTCGATTTCACCTTCGCCAAAGGGCAAGTGCTCATGCACGCCGGCCCGCATATCCTCCAAATGCACATTGACCAGTTCGGTTTGCCATTGCCGAACGTGATCGGCGATCGGCACCTCTCCCAGGCAGTGCAAATGGCCAATGTCCAATGTCAATTTTAACAGGGGATGCGGCAAACGCCGTTTTAGCTCCTCAAACTGGAGCATGGACTCCACAAACATTCCCGGTTCCGGCTCAAAGCCAATCGGCATCCCGTATCGCTCCGCCGTGGTAAGAACTTTTTCTAAACCATCTACTAACCTCGCTGAAATGAGTTCATCATCGCCTGCGGATTCCCGCAGTACGCCGGACCAGAGGGAGACGCAGTCGCTGTTTAGTTCGGTGGCGATGTGAATGGCCCGCTCATAAAAGTTGATCCGTAACTGCCGTGCCGCGGCATCAGTGCTGACCAGCGTGGGTTCGTGTTTTTCCCGGGAATTGAGCAAAAAACGGGCACCGGTCTCGATGACAGTGCGAAACTGATATTTTTGCACCCAGGTTTGCCACTGACGCAGATCACTGGCAAAGTATTCGCTATAAGGATTCAGCCAGCCATGGTCCAGGGTGATGCCAACCGCCTGATAACCCAAATCCGCCAAGAGCGCCAGGGCGTCCGCGGGATGATGATGCGCTAACCCGTTGGTGTTGTAGCCCAGGAGCATGGTCGTGGCGGGTAACAATAACAAAAAACTAATCTGGGTAATCTGGCGAAAAAATTGACTTGGCCAAGTTGTTCTGCTACTCTCCTAGTATTCCAAATAACAGCCCTGTTATCCAGTTCCCCGGCTTGCGGCTAAGCATTTTTCAGGATGCGAGCCGCGGTTGCACAAACTCTATTTCATCCTTGCTAATGGTTTGCGGGCCGTCAGGCGGCTAGAACATTGAATTTTCACTTTGCGGGGGCGAGTGATAATTCCCAGGAATATCTCTTTTTTATCGGCTCGATCTCACTGTCGGATTCGGGGATACATCCCGCCGCTCGCTGGCACCAGATGTGCACCGATGCCCACAGCTTGAACTTCGCCACAATTGATGCCCATCCCGCGCATTGATTCCCAATTTGCGGACCGACATGCGTCCAAGGTGGAGTCCCAACGCGCACCTTGACCAAATCACCACACTTTACCCATCATTCATCACCCAGGAAGCGCATTTTATGATTTTTGAATTTAGCCGAAACCTCCGTTGGTCCCTGCTGTTTTTGGCTGTCTGGGCGTTATGTGCTCCGGCCTATGCGCAATTGTCCGCCACGCGCGTGGCCAGCGGATTATCTAATCCTCTGTTTGCCACGCATGCGCCGGGTCAGCCGAATACGCTGTACATTGTGCAAAAAGGGGGGGCCATTCGCACCCTCAATTTGCAAAACAATACTCTCAACGCGGGTAATTTTTTGAATATCCCCACGGTGGATAACACATTTTTGAGCGCCGGCGGTGAGCAAGGTCTGCTGGGTTTGGCCTTTCATCCCAACTTTCAGACCAATGGCCACTTTTATGTCAACTACACCTATGGCACGGGGAGCGGCGATACCCGTGTTGAGCGCTACACCTATAACCACGCCACCCAAACGGTCAACACCGCCAGCCGCCAGACGGTCATGCAATTTGACCAGCCCTTTGACAACCATAACGGCGGCTGGATGGGCTTTGGCCCGGACGGATTTTTGTATATCGCCAGTGGAGACGGCGGGAGCGCTAATGATCCACAAAATAACGGCCAAAACCGCAACACCCTCTTGGGCAAAATGCTCCGCGTCGATGTCAATAACGACGCCTTTCCCGGCAGCGCCACGCAGAACTATGCTATCCCCGCCAACAATCCATTTGTGGGCGTGGCCAACACCCGGCCCGAAGTTTGGGCTTATGGCCTGCGCAACCCCTGGCGCAATAGCTTTGACCGGCAGACCGGGGATTTGTGGATTGCCGATGTCGGCCAGGGAGCATTTGAAGAGGTAAATTTTCAGGCGGCCAATGCCCTGGGGGGGGCAAACTACGGTTGGCGTCTGCGCGAGGGCTTGATTGCGACCCCCGCGACTGGAGTGGGGGGCAATCGCCCCACTGCCAATGTCGATCCCATTGCCGTTTATGACCGCAACACGGGTATTTCCATCACTGGCGGCTACGTGTATCGCGGGGGGGATATTCTGGACATGGGGCAAAATCTGGACGGCACCTACTTTTTTGCGGATTTTGCTTTTAGCAAGATTTTTACCCTGCGATACTCTGGAAGCGGTACCCCGACCAACAGGCAAGAGCGGACGATCACTTCGACCAACGGCGGATCGATTAACTCGATCGCTTCCTTTGGCGAAGATAGCCAGGGAAGACTGTACATCGTGGATTACGGCGGCGAAGTGTTTCGCATTCAAGGTCCCGCCATCCCAGAGCCGGGGATGTGGGTAGCGGGGCTGGCGGCTTTGGGCCTGGTGTGGCACTGGCGCAGGCGTCAATCGGACCCCGCGCAGTTGTCGTAACCTTACTGCGATTCACGGTATTTTAGGCCGTGTGGGCCGCTTTCGATTTTTTACCGGGCAGGGTAAGCTAGGGGAACCGCCACGATCGGCGGTTCCCCTTTTTTATTATTAGTTGCCCATGCCGCTGGAAGTCATCCAATACCCCCACCCCGCGCTGCGCCATGTCAGCAAACCGGTCAAAAAACTGGATGCCGAGCTGCGCGGCTGGGTCGAGGAAATGTTCTCGCTGATGTACGCGCATAAGGGGATCGGCCTGGCGGCCAATCAGGTCAATCTGCCCTATCGACTGTTTGTCATTAATGAGCAAGGCGATCCCCATAAAGGGGAGGAATTTGCCATCATTAACCCAGTGCTTTCGCGGCCCAAGGGGCTGGCGGAAGCCGAAGAAGGGTGCCTGAGTTTGCCGGGACTATATGCCGAAGTCCGCCGCCCCGCGACGATTGTGCTGGATGGTTATGACTTGCGCGGCAAACCCCTGCACTGGGAACTGGATGGTTTACTGGCCCGCGTGGTTCAGCACGAAACCGACCACCTGGATGGCCGCTTGTTTGTGGACCGGCTGAATAGCACGGGCCAACTGCGGGTTCAGCCATTTTTACAGGAATTTGAAATCCAGTACGCCCAACGGACCAAGGAAGGGGCCATTCCCCCCGCGACGGAGATCGCCACCCGGCTGGCGGAACTACAAAACGCGCGGTGCTAAATCATCCCCGTGAAGGCTAACGAATCCCAATAAATCCACTACCCAGACAGGTCAGCGATTCCGGGATTATTTCTTTTTGGCTTTTTTCTTGGCCGGGGCGGGTTTGGCCATTTTCCCGGCGGGTTTTTTAACAGCCGCTTTTTTAGCCGCCGCTGACTTTAACGCTGCCGACTTTACCGCGGAACCTTGCGCGGGAGCCGCTTTCTTGGCCGCGACTTTAGAGGGGACCTTGGTGGCGGCGGGCTTTTTGACAGCCGCGGGTTTGCTCAATTTCTTGGCCCCCTTTTTGGCTGGTTTGGCCACTTTAGCCGCCGCATGCGGTTTGACTGGCCCTTTTTTGGCGGTCGTCGGGGAACTGGGTTTGGCGGCGGGTTGGCTATTTTTATTAGCCGCTGGCTTTGAACTGCCCGCCGTGCCAGGGACCGGCGGAATCAACCGCGTGGTCAAGGGTGACGCCGTGGCCGCCACCCCTGGCGTGGGTATGGGCAAGGCTACCCCCGGTAGCTGAACATTAAGATTGGGGGTACCGGGTAAAACAGGCGAAACCGGGGATTTTCCAGGTTTCTTCGCAGGCACAGAGTCCATAAGTCGAATCCTAAAGACGCTAACCGGATTGGTTTGCGGCGCGACTCACGCGGGCTTCCTTGCATGGCAATGACCCGGGAAGGCAAATTTCTCCCAAGTCGTAGCGAGCCACACCCGTAACTGGCCCTAGTTTTATATTTGAAATTTCACCTAGACAACTGTTATTCTCATGGAAAACTCAAAAAAACCTAAAATATTTTGGCCTTCCACCCTTCTTTACCGCTGATAGGCTGTACGAGCGGGAAGCCCCGGCGTGGGACGCGTGGCGGCCGACCGGGATTTCCACGCCGGCGCGGCTCCCGGCGCGACGGACTGGTTGGACGCAGCCGCGCGCGACTGTCGCGGCTGCCATGTCGGCGCTGATTCCGTTGTTGCCGATGTTCCCTCGTCCACGGGTTCTAGGGCCGAGGTCGGCTGAACCGCCGCGTCCCGGTAACCCGGCCGGTGGGCCGGTCGCGGAGCATTGATTCGGGCGCTAATGCTGGGAATGGCCCGCGCGGGGGGGGCATTACCAGCGGTTTCATCGGTATTGTATTCATCGGACTTTTCCAACAATTCCATGGCGGTTTCGACCGCTTGGGTTTGTTTGACACTAGGAATTGGCTCTGGCAGGGTGTGCTCTCCCCCATCTTCGTAGGTTTCATAGGGCATTCCCTCGACCGGCGTGGGCTGCGGAGTGGTCAGTTCCTCCGTCTGCTGCTCCACCGGTCCCCGGCTGATCACATCGGGACGGGTAAAGCCATAGTTAAGGTACATCCCGGCGTCCCGCTCGCGGGCGTGGCGTTTGGCGTCAAAGTACGCCTTGCCCGGCCAGGGGCCTTCCGCCAGGAGCACGTTGTTGTATTCCAACAAAGAGTTCTTGCGGTAATGGACCTGGGCGATGGAGCGATTGTAATCCGACAAGGCCCGGTAATACGCGCTTTCAGCATCGGCCTGGCGGCGTTGGGCGTCCAAAAGCAAGTCAAAGGTCGCGGTTCCCGCGTTGTAGGCGGCTTCCACCGATTTTACTTGACGTTCGGCGGCCAAGCGGCGATTAAACAACGTCTGCACCAATACATGGTTGGTATCAAGGATCCGCACCGCCTCCGCCAGGGCGTGGGAAACTTCCAATTCTTGATCCTGCAGCACGCTCCGTTCACGGGCTAACAGCAATTGTTGCTGGCGGACCGTGGCCAGGCCGCGGCGATTTCCTATATCCCAGCTAAACGACAGCCCGA from Pirellulales bacterium carries:
- a CDS encoding sugar phosphate isomerase/epimerase family protein encodes the protein MLLLPATTMLLGYNTNGLAHHHPADALALLADLGYQAVGITLDHGWLNPYSEYFASDLRQWQTWVQKYQFRTVIETGARFLLNSREKHEPTLVSTDAAARQLRINFYERAIHIATELNSDCVSLWSGVLRESAGDDELISARLVDGLEKVLTTAERYGMPIGFEPEPGMFVESMLQFEELKRRLPHPLLKLTLDIGHLHCLGEVPIADHVRQWQTELVNVHLEDMRAGVHEHLPFGEGEIDFGPVLAALREMNYSNGVYVELSRDSHRAPTVAAAAMDFLRERCSRFEGLKQTLR
- a CDS encoding PQQ-dependent sugar dehydrogenase codes for the protein MIFEFSRNLRWSLLFLAVWALCAPAYAQLSATRVASGLSNPLFATHAPGQPNTLYIVQKGGAIRTLNLQNNTLNAGNFLNIPTVDNTFLSAGGEQGLLGLAFHPNFQTNGHFYVNYTYGTGSGDTRVERYTYNHATQTVNTASRQTVMQFDQPFDNHNGGWMGFGPDGFLYIASGDGGSANDPQNNGQNRNTLLGKMLRVDVNNDAFPGSATQNYAIPANNPFVGVANTRPEVWAYGLRNPWRNSFDRQTGDLWIADVGQGAFEEVNFQAANALGGANYGWRLREGLIATPATGVGGNRPTANVDPIAVYDRNTGISITGGYVYRGGDILDMGQNLDGTYFFADFAFSKIFTLRYSGSGTPTNRQERTITSTNGGSINSIASFGEDSQGRLYIVDYGGEVFRIQGPAIPEPGMWVAGLAALGLVWHWRRRQSDPAQLS
- the def gene encoding peptide deformylase, whose protein sequence is MPLEVIQYPHPALRHVSKPVKKLDAELRGWVEEMFSLMYAHKGIGLAANQVNLPYRLFVINEQGDPHKGEEFAIINPVLSRPKGLAEAEEGCLSLPGLYAEVRRPATIVLDGYDLRGKPLHWELDGLLARVVQHETDHLDGRLFVDRLNSTGQLRVQPFLQEFEIQYAQRTKEGAIPPATEIATRLAELQNARC
- a CDS encoding PHB depolymerase family esterase, which codes for MLDRVFTLCCIGCALIVCYTWRPAASAETAKPAPAKPASPPLAKSPRAGEFAAKSVVVGKQTREYRLVIPDSVDLTQPAPLVVALHGMAIDSKDLMPRYSKLNDTARKHKFLIAYPNALEKHWGIKPTKVAADLAFFDELVAQISTNYAVDSRRIYVLGISNGGYFAHLIGKERSTTVAAVVSHSGVLGLQTLGGIKAERKFPVMIVHGDRDPIFPVAFARENRDKYQREGHPVTYQEIAGGGHLWTDKVDINEEIWKFLKDQALPEK
- a CDS encoding ABC-2 family transporter protein, whose translation is MSHYLRVFGTFARNSLVRDLTFRGNFLVQCVSSLAWVLMNFGYFWLIFQYVDSIGRATGWGKMEYFVFLATSLLVNSLVEVVFMPNTQEFSELVRTGGLDFALTKPIDTQFLVSFAKWDWSSAVNFVFGIGLLAFAVPRLSVGVPALAWLLYPVYILCGVALLYSLTIVLAASSVWLGRNQNLYDFWFYITNFSRYPMEIYAGPLGGPLRVVFTYLIPVLIVINVPARLVALPLAPENAWLAGFALLAVVASLAVSRWVFLRALISYRSASS